GCGAGGAGAAATCAAAAAAATGCTGCCCTGGGGATTCAGCAGACTAATTAAATGATCCAGAATGGCTTTGGGGGTGGTGAGGTGCTCCCACACAAAGGTAGAGAAAATCAGGTCATATTTTTGGGTCACCTCCAGCAGATCGCCAATGTAAACCTGGCTGGCTTGGGTGGCTAAATAATCCTGGTTCTGGGGCGTGACATCCTGGGTGTCAAAAGTCAGCCGATCGCTCAGATCTGCCGCAATATCCGCCTTTTGCAAATACTCTTGCAGATATTTCCCAAACCCAGTACGCCCTGCGCCAAACTCCAAGATCCGACAATCACCTTTACTCTGGAGCAAATTAACCGCCCTCTCCGCGATCGGTTGCCAATAGACTGGCTGCCAGTTGGATTCATGGAAAGCAGTATAATCGCTGGTTTCAGCATAGAAACTATCCAGGCGCGATCGTAGTTCTTGGGTGCGTGGATCTTCTTCGGTGGAAAATATCTGGCTATACATGCTGATCTCATTGCTATTTGCCTTACTAAACCTTATACCTGTTCTGCTCCTAATTAACAATATTAACAATCTGGATCAGGCTCAGTTTGGTGTGATTTTCCTGCCCAGATCCAAGCTGCTGCTTTAGCAAAATAAGATGTATTGAGGTGCAAAGATTGTGGACTAGATCAAGGCTAGATCAATCTGGCACCATCCTCCGCGTGAGTTTAAAACAAAGTTAGTAAATAGCCTGACCTTGTCTATATGCTAGTTACTTATTACTTAGCTGCGGTTAGCCAGGGGTTGGTTGAGCTGATGGGGCAGATTGGGGATCTAACTCAGGGCGATCGCTTAGCTCTGGGCGATTCTCTCGATCGATATCTGGTTCAGTATTTGGGTTGGCAATTGGATCGGGCTGGGCGGTTGTTGTGCCACCAGCTATTTTCAACATTTTCAAGCATTCGCCAGTTTGAATATCCCAGAGCCGAATTGTTTGATCATAGCTGCCACTAGC
The sequence above is a segment of the Pseudanabaena sp. PCC 7367 genome. Coding sequences within it:
- a CDS encoding class I SAM-dependent methyltransferase codes for the protein MYSQIFSTEEDPRTQELRSRLDSFYAETSDYTAFHESNWQPVYWQPIAERAVNLLQSKGDCRILEFGAGRTGFGKYLQEYLQKADIAADLSDRLTFDTQDVTPQNQDYLATQASQVYIGDLLEVTQKYDLIFSTFVWEHLTTPKAILDHLISLLNPQGSIFLISPRYDLPFYLSPSCRHLSKGDRLKLSLWLSLKRLLTLLGQKPSFLIHLDPVLFHQKWFRDADAIHWVSLWDLLSYLPSNMQITKHKIEAGGLKGKIWADYCVMFVQIQQK